One window of the Nitrospirota bacterium genome contains the following:
- the mqnB gene encoding futalosine hydrolase has translation MIALLCSVQAEADILIASTIVIKRTTLGSKQLIEGTIGAERIILCISGMGKVNAAHTATLMLARFDPEALVVFGIGGAYPSSGARIGDLAIAKEEIAGDEGVLTRDGFKDTAYIGIPLLKTATSRFFSTYPASEPLVHRSLQSLGVHRNSSQGKIHVGSFITLSTCTGTTTRARELEERYHGLCENMEGAAVAHVAELHGVPWLEVRGISNIVEDRDLKKWDIPKAAGAVQQAVQCIVEGWGG, from the coding sequence ATGATCGCCCTGCTCTGTTCCGTCCAGGCTGAAGCCGATATCCTCATCGCATCAACGATCGTGATAAAGAGAACGACGCTCGGCTCCAAACAGCTGATCGAGGGAACCATCGGCGCAGAGCGGATCATCCTGTGCATCAGCGGCATGGGCAAGGTCAATGCCGCCCATACGGCAACGCTTATGCTCGCACGGTTCGATCCCGAGGCCCTCGTCGTCTTCGGCATCGGCGGCGCCTACCCCTCGTCGGGCGCCCGGATCGGCGATCTCGCGATCGCAAAGGAAGAGATCGCCGGCGACGAAGGCGTCCTGACCCGGGACGGCTTCAAGGACACCGCATACATCGGCATCCCCCTTCTCAAGACAGCCACGTCACGGTTTTTTTCGACCTACCCCGCATCAGAGCCGCTGGTGCATCGCTCTTTGCAGTCGCTCGGTGTTCATCGGAACTCCAGCCAGGGCAAGATACACGTCGGGAGCTTCATCACCCTGTCAACCTGCACCGGCACCACGACGCGCGCGCGGGAGCTGGAAGAACGATACCACGGGCTCTGCGAGAACATGGAGGGGGCCGCGGTCGCGCACGTGGCGGAACTGCATGGCGTCCCCTGGCTCGAGGTCCGCGGCATCTCGAACATCGTGGAGGACCGCGATCTGAAGAAGTGGGACATCCCGAAGGCGGCCGGGGCAGTACAGCAGGCGGTTCAATGTATCGTGGAGGGCTGGGGAGGATGA
- a CDS encoding 1,4-dihydroxy-6-naphthoate synthase: MKKQLTIGYSPCPNDTFIFYALVHGKVHVPGIEFREQLADVETLNRMALASSLDITKISFHALGHLREQYALLRSGSALGRGCGPLLVAKPGTRIEDINQGTIAIPGKLTTASLLLRLYDPSITKIIVMPFDRIMDAVSNGDVTAGLIIHESRFTYPRYKLEKLLDLGEWWEQHSGLPIPLGGILGKRSLGRDVLLSVETGICGSLRYANAHPDEVLHYCKQYSQEMDETVMKSHIDLYVNDFSLDLGQEGLAAVRRLFDEAEASGIFPRSDKPILAEE; the protein is encoded by the coding sequence ATGAAAAAGCAACTCACCATTGGTTATTCGCCGTGCCCGAACGATACCTTCATTTTCTACGCGCTCGTTCACGGCAAGGTCCATGTCCCGGGCATTGAATTCCGCGAACAGCTCGCGGATGTCGAAACGCTGAACAGGATGGCGCTTGCGAGCAGTCTCGACATCACCAAGATATCGTTCCACGCCCTCGGGCATCTGCGTGAACAGTACGCCCTGCTCCGTTCCGGCAGCGCGCTCGGCCGCGGCTGCGGTCCGCTCCTCGTGGCGAAACCGGGAACCAGGATCGAGGATATTAACCAGGGTACGATCGCCATCCCCGGCAAACTGACCACTGCCTCTCTTCTCCTCCGGCTCTACGATCCTTCGATCACGAAGATCATCGTCATGCCCTTTGACCGTATCATGGATGCGGTCTCGAACGGTGATGTGACAGCAGGGCTCATCATCCACGAAAGCCGCTTCACCTATCCGCGGTACAAGCTCGAGAAACTGCTTGACCTCGGTGAGTGGTGGGAACAACACTCCGGTCTCCCCATCCCGCTCGGCGGCATACTCGGCAAGAGATCGCTCGGCCGCGACGTCCTGCTTTCCGTTGAGACCGGTATCTGCGGGAGTCTGCGCTACGCCAATGCGCACCCGGACGAGGTCCTCCACTATTGCAAACAGTACAGCCAGGAGATGGACGAGACGGTGATGAAGAGCCATATTGATCTGTATGTGAACGACTTCTCGCTCGACCTGGGACAGGAAGGTCTTGCCGCGGTGCGCAGGCTCTTTGACGAGGCGGAGGCAAGCGGGATATTTCCCCGATCCGACAAGCCAATACTGGCTGAAGAATAA
- a CDS encoding LemA family protein: MFAWIVLAVLGLVLIWLVLIYNGLVSVRNDVQNAWKQIDVQLKRRHDLIPNLVSTVKGVMEFEQDTLEKVISARTKAVSAGTPASKAASENMLTEALGKLFAVMENYPALKSNQNVMQLQEELTSTENRISFARQLYNDLVANYRTKIQVFPNNFVSSMFNFQSEEYFGAEETDRAVPGVNLSLRGK, from the coding sequence ATGTTCGCATGGATTGTTCTCGCAGTGCTCGGATTGGTTCTGATCTGGCTTGTTTTGATCTACAACGGTCTCGTATCGGTCCGGAACGACGTACAGAACGCATGGAAACAGATCGATGTGCAGCTCAAACGCCGGCATGATCTGATCCCGAACCTCGTCTCTACCGTGAAGGGGGTAATGGAGTTCGAGCAGGACACCCTCGAGAAGGTGATCTCGGCCAGGACAAAGGCCGTGTCCGCCGGCACCCCTGCCTCCAAAGCCGCGTCCGAGAACATGCTCACCGAGGCACTGGGCAAACTCTTCGCCGTGATGGAAAACTATCCTGCGCTCAAGAGCAACCAGAACGTCATGCAGCTCCAGGAAGAGCTCACGTCAACAGAGAACCGGATCTCCTTTGCCCGTCAGCTTTACAACGATCTGGTTGCGAACTATCGCACGAAGATCCAGGTATTTCCTAACAATTTCGTATCCTCGATGTTCAATTTCCAGTCAGAGGAATATTTCGGGGCTGAAGAGACAGACCGCGCGGTGCCGGGAGTGAACCTGAGCCTGAGAGGAAAATAA
- a CDS encoding zinc metalloprotease HtpX: protein MPLTFIDIEKQKSWRIWLFFLVLMLLYLVLSALFAATFLHVTWHAAPRFWVFAGVTALLVAGIHFWFSAYDTAGTVVRSLDAQPPDPQDDIHKMLMNVMQEIRVVTGNKRPMQCVVIPSLSMNALAVADLKGEAVIGITEGLLSRLTRPQLEAVIAHEAHHILSGDCLETTVAASLFGSYSSAMEKLTDTSRGRTFASPAFLLAWILLQLSYLLNMFISREREYRADAASVRMTRNPIALAETLHFLSRSWRGAGFIGSGFEMLCIVNPQATALDEAEGFWADLFSTHPPLRKRMDILLTMARVSIAELDAKTAKAVTTNAQAPSAPLYYAMSPRQQWQGPFTLIELAALPWLSPLTWITNGKDQPVERASKEPGISDIFLSRLSGQESPLSNYSCPTCRQPLVTEPYEGTRLYQCRFCAGVLVDTVNIPRIIARTGRERSCSERINSLAKTVATGNQLRQPYRRSGDGCRSAIPLLACPKCGNPMSRRFYSQAHLIEVDRCSFCGITWFDQDELEMLQCLIENRIVPDIKSSDHV, encoded by the coding sequence ATGCCCCTTACCTTCATCGACATAGAGAAACAAAAGAGCTGGCGCATCTGGCTGTTCTTTCTGGTCCTCATGCTCCTCTATCTTGTCCTGAGCGCCCTTTTTGCGGCAACGTTCCTCCATGTCACCTGGCATGCCGCGCCGCGCTTTTGGGTATTCGCCGGAGTAACTGCCCTGCTCGTGGCAGGGATACATTTCTGGTTCTCGGCCTACGACACGGCCGGTACCGTGGTCCGCAGTCTTGACGCTCAGCCGCCGGACCCTCAGGACGATATCCATAAGATGCTCATGAACGTCATGCAAGAGATCCGCGTCGTGACGGGAAACAAGCGGCCGATGCAGTGCGTGGTCATCCCTTCCCTCTCCATGAACGCTCTGGCAGTGGCCGACCTCAAGGGCGAGGCCGTCATCGGGATCACCGAAGGGCTGCTCTCGCGCCTCACCCGGCCGCAGCTCGAGGCCGTGATCGCCCACGAGGCCCATCACATCCTCTCGGGCGATTGCCTCGAAACCACCGTTGCGGCGAGTCTCTTCGGATCCTACTCCTCGGCCATGGAGAAATTAACCGATACATCCAGAGGCCGGACGTTCGCATCTCCCGCTTTCCTTCTTGCCTGGATTCTGCTCCAGTTGAGCTACCTGCTGAATATGTTCATATCCCGTGAGCGGGAATACCGCGCAGATGCCGCGTCCGTGCGCATGACCAGAAACCCTATCGCGCTTGCTGAAACGCTTCACTTCCTGTCAAGAAGCTGGCGCGGGGCCGGATTCATCGGCAGCGGTTTCGAGATGCTCTGCATCGTGAACCCACAAGCGACTGCGCTGGACGAGGCAGAAGGTTTCTGGGCAGACCTCTTCTCGACCCATCCACCGCTCAGAAAAAGGATGGATATCCTGCTCACCATGGCGCGGGTGAGCATCGCCGAGCTGGATGCGAAGACCGCGAAGGCCGTCACGACGAATGCGCAAGCACCCTCTGCCCCGCTGTATTATGCAATGAGCCCCCGGCAGCAGTGGCAAGGACCGTTCACGTTGATTGAACTTGCCGCACTCCCGTGGCTTTCACCCCTCACCTGGATCACGAACGGCAAAGATCAGCCCGTCGAGCGGGCTTCAAAGGAGCCCGGTATCAGCGATATCTTCCTGTCGCGGCTTTCCGGGCAGGAGAGCCCCCTTTCGAACTACTCGTGCCCGACCTGCCGTCAACCGCTGGTAACGGAGCCATACGAAGGCACCCGTCTCTATCAGTGCCGCTTCTGTGCCGGCGTCCTGGTGGATACGGTCAATATCCCGCGGATCATTGCGCGGACCGGAAGGGAGCGTTCCTGTTCTGAGCGGATCAACTCGCTCGCGAAAACGGTTGCGACCGGGAACCAGCTCCGGCAGCCCTATCGGAGATCCGGTGACGGCTGCAGGTCCGCGATCCCGCTGCTTGCCTGTCCCAAGTGCGGCAATCCGATGTCCCGGAGATTTTACAGCCAGGCTCACCTGATCGAGGTCGACCGTTGCAGTTTCTGCGGCATCACGTGGTTTGATCAGGACGAGCTTGAGATGCTGCAGTGCCTGATCGAGAACCGGATCGTGCCCGACATCAAGAGCTCTGATCATGTTTAA
- a CDS encoding molybdenum cofactor biosynthesis protein MoaE, with the protein MITIKLFALLKDKAGRDELHINSRACTVTELLKEVSDEYPALSGLISRGRILTSVNQEFVKGEAPVRDGDEVALMPPFSGGSGAQGRICIQKGPFSLDKEIEQLKQASPSIGAIVTFLGTTRDISGGKQVATLEFEHYPGMAEKKLGEIRARAIREYGVIEVTIIHRTGVLPIGENIVLIAVAAGHRDEAFKACRFCIDELKRITPIWKKETTPEGDVWVEEHP; encoded by the coding sequence ATGATCACCATCAAGCTGTTCGCCCTACTGAAGGACAAGGCAGGACGTGATGAACTGCATATCAACTCGCGTGCATGCACGGTAACGGAACTGCTCAAAGAAGTATCGGATGAATATCCGGCCTTGTCCGGGCTCATCTCCCGCGGCAGGATCCTGACCTCGGTGAACCAGGAATTTGTCAAGGGTGAAGCTCCGGTCAGGGACGGGGATGAAGTGGCGCTTATGCCGCCGTTCTCCGGTGGAAGCGGGGCGCAGGGTCGTATCTGCATCCAAAAAGGACCCTTCTCTCTGGATAAAGAGATCGAGCAGCTGAAGCAGGCCTCGCCATCCATCGGCGCGATCGTTACCTTCCTCGGGACAACGCGCGATATCTCGGGGGGGAAGCAGGTGGCCACGCTCGAGTTCGAACACTATCCCGGCATGGCGGAGAAGAAACTCGGTGAGATCAGAGCGCGGGCGATAAGAGAATACGGAGTGATCGAGGTGACGATCATTCACCGTACCGGCGTGTTGCCGATCGGAGAGAACATCGTGCTGATCGCAGTGGCCGCAGGGCACCGCGACGAGGCGTTCAAGGCCTGCCGTTTCTGCATCGATGAATTAAAGAGGATCACGCCGATCTGGAAAAAGGAAACAACACCCGAAGGGGACGTGTGGGTGGAGGAACATCCGTAG
- a CDS encoding MerR family transcriptional regulator, producing the protein MAGDKLDILKDKDAPLYTMGVAAKLVGTTAQTLRLYEKHGLILPARERRNRLYTENDIKWLRCIRELIHSKKISIEGIKKLLDYAPCWEIRDCPDERRLVCTAFTNKGKPCWETTRCRKDEDCSTCVVYLRDGKKEAKK; encoded by the coding sequence ATGGCCGGCGATAAACTGGATATACTCAAAGACAAGGACGCACCGCTCTACACCATGGGCGTGGCGGCAAAACTGGTCGGGACCACGGCGCAGACGCTGCGTCTTTACGAGAAACATGGCCTGATCCTGCCGGCGCGGGAGCGGAGAAACCGGCTCTATACGGAAAATGACATCAAGTGGCTGCGCTGTATCCGCGAGCTGATCCACTCAAAAAAGATCAGCATCGAGGGGATCAAGAAGCTCCTTGATTATGCGCCCTGCTGGGAGATCAGGGACTGTCCCGACGAACGACGCCTGGTTTGCACGGCGTTTACGAACAAGGGAAAACCGTGCTGGGAAACCACCCGGTGCCGCAAGGATGAGGACTGTTCGACCTGCGTGGTTTACCTGCGGGACGGGAAAAAAGAAGCGAAAAAATAG
- a CDS encoding cytochrome c biogenesis protein CcdA — protein sequence MDLSHGLTLYVLLYSLAMGLISFASPCILPLVPSYVSYITGISYDELMSPDSRRKNMNITLLHSFAFVAGFSIIFVLLGASASLAGSLLAQHLKTIRIVGGVLIIIMGVFVMDVVNIPFLQREAKLHLKTRPAGYIGTIVVGMIFGAGWTPCTGPFLGSVLTLAMTSDTLSSGMILLMFYSLGLGIPFILSAVAISAFLSSFSRLKKHFKVIKITSGVILIIMGVLLLMDKMTILIPR from the coding sequence ATGGATCTTTCACATGGATTAACACTGTATGTTCTGCTGTACTCGCTCGCTATGGGTCTCATCTCATTTGCGTCGCCCTGTATCCTTCCGCTCGTGCCCTCCTATGTTTCGTATATCACCGGCATCAGCTATGACGAACTGATGAGCCCCGATTCGCGCAGAAAGAACATGAACATCACCCTGCTTCATTCTTTTGCTTTTGTTGCGGGGTTCTCCATTATCTTTGTTCTCCTTGGGGCGTCGGCAAGCCTGGCAGGCAGTCTCCTGGCACAGCACCTGAAAACCATCCGGATCGTCGGCGGGGTGCTCATCATCATCATGGGTGTTTTTGTCATGGATGTGGTGAACATTCCCTTTCTTCAGAGGGAGGCGAAACTTCATCTCAAGACGCGGCCTGCCGGCTACATCGGCACGATCGTCGTCGGCATGATCTTCGGCGCGGGCTGGACCCCCTGCACCGGACCCTTTCTGGGATCAGTACTGACGTTGGCCATGACGAGTGATACCCTGAGCAGCGGCATGATACTGCTCATGTTCTATTCGCTCGGTCTCGGGATCCCCTTTATCCTTTCGGCAGTTGCCATCAGCGCATTCCTGTCGTCGTTCAGCAGGCTGAAAAAACATTTCAAGGTAATCAAGATAACAAGCGGCGTCATCCTGATCATCATGGGCGTGCTGCTGCTCATGGACAAGATGACGATCCTTATTCCACGGTAG
- a CDS encoding alginate export family protein — protein MKKRVVVKAVLVLATLVLLASSAYAEITNTSGLYFRLRQETWDNMFDMNKSDVPNADPYARQDENLWRLKSSVWDKVDIDKQYGLFVKITNEARYFPTSNTAAQVGLVGDEFLFDNLYFYAKKPAGIPVDFTVGRQDFLGTFGEGFLIMDGTPLDGSRTFYFNAARALVTINDQYNVDFVYMFSQENDGALPTYSMYKKATFGFEKRAVNSYDEKAVVVYGRGKITDNVTLEPYYMWKEEATPTTKTAATNPALRLGTYGLRAVVGFGEGWKARAEYALQSGEYNDTDKTKREGSGGYAYVGRAYDNITMKPSWDLGYITMSGDNQSTTNKNEAWDPLFSRYPQISELYSLTLLTETGIPAYWTNIQIYRAVVKVYPTEETRLELSYNMLKADRMFASTSTMFSGTSKDRGELITAKLYRKFSPTLDGYVTVEQFLPDKFYATTNRFDAQFVRWELQWKI, from the coding sequence ATGAAAAAAAGGGTAGTTGTAAAAGCAGTTCTGGTTCTCGCAACCTTGGTTTTGCTTGCATCATCAGCCTATGCAGAGATCACGAACACCAGCGGTCTCTACTTCCGGCTGCGGCAGGAGACCTGGGACAATATGTTCGACATGAACAAGTCTGATGTACCCAATGCTGATCCGTATGCACGTCAAGACGAGAACCTTTGGCGTCTCAAGTCATCGGTCTGGGACAAAGTGGATATTGACAAGCAATACGGCCTCTTCGTCAAGATCACGAATGAGGCGAGGTATTTCCCGACCTCAAATACCGCCGCTCAGGTCGGCTTGGTCGGCGATGAGTTCCTGTTTGACAACCTCTATTTTTACGCAAAAAAACCTGCCGGAATACCCGTCGATTTCACGGTTGGCCGCCAGGATTTCCTCGGCACCTTTGGCGAAGGATTTCTGATCATGGACGGAACGCCGCTCGACGGCTCGCGAACCTTCTACTTCAACGCTGCGAGAGCGCTCGTAACGATCAATGACCAGTACAATGTCGATTTTGTCTATATGTTCTCGCAGGAGAACGACGGTGCCCTTCCGACCTACAGTATGTATAAGAAGGCCACGTTCGGTTTTGAGAAGAGGGCTGTCAATTCGTACGATGAAAAGGCCGTTGTGGTGTATGGCCGCGGCAAGATCACGGACAACGTGACTCTTGAGCCTTACTATATGTGGAAGGAAGAAGCGACTCCTACAACGAAGACCGCGGCGACGAACCCTGCACTGCGGTTGGGCACCTATGGTCTCCGTGCGGTGGTCGGGTTTGGCGAAGGATGGAAGGCCCGCGCCGAGTATGCGCTGCAGTCGGGCGAATACAACGACACGGACAAAACGAAACGCGAAGGCAGCGGCGGGTATGCCTATGTCGGCCGCGCCTATGACAACATTACCATGAAACCCAGCTGGGACCTCGGTTATATCACCATGTCCGGTGACAATCAGTCGACTACGAACAAGAATGAGGCATGGGACCCTCTTTTCTCGCGCTATCCCCAGATCAGCGAATTATATTCGCTCACCCTGCTGACGGAAACCGGCATCCCTGCGTACTGGACGAACATTCAAATTTACCGCGCCGTGGTCAAGGTATACCCGACCGAGGAAACACGGCTTGAACTATCCTATAACATGCTGAAGGCGGACAGGATGTTCGCTTCCACAAGTACCATGTTCTCGGGGACCAGCAAAGACCGCGGCGAGCTTATCACTGCGAAGCTGTACCGCAAGTTCTCGCCGACCCTTGATGGTTATGTTACGGTCGAACAATTCCTGCCCGACAAATTCTATGCCACGACAAACCGGTTCGATGCCCAGTTTGTGCGGTGGGAACTGCAGTGGAAGATCTGA
- a CDS encoding cyclodeaminase/cyclohydrolase family protein — translation MYIDQPLRHFMDKLASKSPEPGGGSVAALVGALGAALVSMVANLTLGKEKYKDVQPQIELLLKESEQLRTDLQDLIQKDTEAYGALSGVYKMPKNTDEEKAARTASMQVALKKACQVPFEIGLTSLEVAKLAQQAADIGNVGAVSDAGVAVLLAQACAQSAALNVKINVNSIKDEAYNKETWTRMQDVLKQVAALEKTVMETTYKKMG, via the coding sequence ATGTATATTGATCAACCGCTTCGCCACTTCATGGACAAGCTGGCGAGCAAATCTCCCGAGCCGGGTGGAGGCAGCGTGGCAGCCCTTGTCGGTGCTCTCGGAGCAGCGCTCGTAAGCATGGTTGCAAATCTCACCCTTGGGAAGGAAAAATACAAGGACGTTCAACCCCAGATCGAACTGCTGCTCAAGGAATCGGAACAACTCCGGACGGACCTGCAGGACCTGATCCAGAAAGACACCGAAGCCTACGGCGCTCTCTCGGGAGTTTACAAGATGCCTAAGAACACCGATGAGGAAAAGGCCGCCCGCACCGCATCGATGCAGGTTGCGCTCAAGAAGGCCTGTCAGGTCCCCTTCGAGATCGGGCTCACGTCCCTTGAGGTCGCCAAGCTCGCACAGCAGGCGGCTGATATCGGGAACGTCGGCGCGGTGAGCGATGCCGGTGTTGCCGTGCTTCTCGCCCAGGCCTGCGCGCAGAGCGCTGCGCTGAACGTCAAGATCAACGTCAACAGCATCAAGGACGAAGCGTACAACAAAGAGACCTGGACACGCATGCAGGACGTGCTCAAGCAGGTGGCGGCGCTTGAAAAGACCGTGATGGAAACAACGTATAAGAAGATGGGATGA
- a CDS encoding bifunctional 5,10-methylenetetrahydrofolate dehydrogenase/5,10-methenyltetrahydrofolate cyclohydrolase: MPAKLLTGKEVAQKMDLDIQKDVQELKARSVNPALRIMIVGEAEDSVFYANSAKKMAEKNGIACEIEQLAGTMSQDEFVNILKQRNADKAIHGIIVMRPFPKQIREDVVKYILSPEKDVDCFNPVNAGKIMAGDLTGFPPATPQAVMEILRFYQVPMSGKEAVVIGRSMVVGKPMSMLLLGENATVTVCHSKTQDLPGVCRRADILVAAIGKAKMITKDYIKPGATVMDVGINPEGDKFVGDVDTEPAKEVAGAITPVPGGVGTVTTRVLLKHVVKAAKLQNP, encoded by the coding sequence ATGCCGGCAAAACTGTTAACAGGGAAAGAAGTCGCTCAGAAGATGGACTTGGACATCCAGAAGGACGTTCAGGAGCTCAAGGCAAGGAGCGTGAACCCCGCGCTCCGGATCATGATCGTGGGCGAGGCTGAGGATTCGGTCTTTTACGCCAACAGCGCGAAAAAAATGGCGGAGAAGAACGGCATTGCCTGCGAGATCGAGCAATTGGCAGGCACGATGAGCCAGGACGAGTTCGTGAACATCCTGAAGCAGAGGAACGCGGACAAGGCCATTCACGGCATCATCGTGATGCGTCCGTTCCCGAAGCAGATCAGGGAAGACGTCGTTAAGTACATCCTGTCTCCGGAAAAGGATGTGGACTGCTTCAATCCCGTGAACGCCGGCAAGATCATGGCCGGAGACCTGACCGGTTTTCCGCCCGCCACGCCACAGGCCGTGATGGAGATCCTCCGCTTCTATCAGGTCCCGATGAGCGGCAAGGAAGCGGTGGTAATCGGCCGTTCCATGGTGGTCGGCAAGCCCATGTCCATGCTGCTCCTGGGAGAGAACGCGACGGTCACGGTCTGCCATTCAAAGACGCAGGACCTCCCCGGCGTGTGCCGGCGCGCCGACATTCTGGTCGCGGCGATCGGCAAAGCGAAGATGATCACCAAGGATTATATCAAGCCGGGCGCCACGGTCATGGATGTGGGCATCAATCCTGAGGGAGACAAGTTCGTCGGCGATGTGGACACGGAACCGGCAAAGGAAGTTGCCGGAGCGATCACACCCGTCCCCGGTGGTGTCGGGACCGTGACCACGCGTGTGCTGCTTAAACACGTGGTAAAAGCGGCGAAGCTGCAGAATCCGTAG